In one Mucilaginibacter ginsenosidivorax genomic region, the following are encoded:
- a CDS encoding polyphosphate kinase 2 family protein: MSNIVKKFKVENGKGFKLGDFDPAYSDGFKKIEARKTLKDLIDETFDLQTELYAANKYALLIIFQAMDAAGKDSAIEHTLSGLNPQGCQVYSFKQPSTEDY, translated from the coding sequence ATGAGTAATATTGTCAAAAAATTTAAAGTCGAAAATGGAAAGGGATTTAAGCTGGGAGACTTCGATCCGGCATATTCAGATGGATTTAAAAAAATTGAGGCCCGAAAGACATTAAAAGACCTGATAGACGAAACATTTGACCTGCAGACAGAACTTTATGCAGCCAATAAATATGCCCTGCTCATCATTTTCCAGGCGATGGATGCTGCGGGAAAAGATAGCGCTATTGAACATACATTATCGGGCTTAAACCCGCAGGGCTGCCAGGTTTATAGCTTTAAGCAACCCAGTACCGAAGATTATTGA
- a CDS encoding penicillin-binding protein 1A yields MFREIRNRFLRFLVIFIYFVIIFFCSIELNFLWLFGYSPDMQDIKTPVLSVGSEVFTADGKLIGQYYKENRSPVDLKHISPNLINALISTEDVRFYSHGGVDFYSFFTSMVSTAKGERRGGSTITQQLAKNLFETRKRKSQGFIRKVPLINTVVYKFKEWLTAFKIEHVYSKQKILELYFNTVPFGNNTFGIKTATLKYFNKQPDQVSPGEAALLIGMLKATSSYNPIRNPERATERRNTVLGQMLKNGSITKDQYTSSSQSPIKLDLSYVEEDSHGDSYLRRAVEKWLDKWCKDNGYDLYEDGLKIYTTIDSRMQQYAEEAVAEKMKMLQKRFYNLWGNKNPWRDSKGVEIKDFILKNEQKLPIYKLLDKKFGGDTVKISEYFKTKKRMTVFTWHGEQDTTFSTIDSIKYYAKLLNTGMMTLEPSTGKIKVWIGGIDHRFFNYDHVNQSRRQAGSTFKPFAYLTALDNGYTPCDKFTDQPVTIKYKDNGKDEVWQPNNADFHFSYQEMSLRWAMGKSVNSITAQLTEKVGWDKIVQYAHKCGIESPLKSVPSVSLGSNDVSVYEMVRAYSTFLNKGQKIDPLLVTKITDQQGNVIDEFELKQEKVLSEETAWLMLYMFRGGMEEPGGTSQALWEYPGLWKKDNQIGGKTGTSSDYVDGWYMGITKDLVTGVWVGADDRSVHFTSSETGEGSHTALPIFGRFMEKVYADPKLGYTYGPFPKPWSKITKNYNCPSPHIATDTTEVDSTSNPIDTTNVIPTPAASTPENPETTPANQK; encoded by the coding sequence ATGTTCAGAGAAATACGAAACCGGTTTCTGCGATTCCTTGTTATCTTCATATACTTCGTTATCATCTTTTTTTGCTCTATAGAGCTCAACTTCCTTTGGCTTTTTGGTTATTCGCCTGACATGCAGGATATTAAAACACCTGTACTTTCTGTTGGGTCGGAGGTTTTCACTGCCGATGGCAAACTGATAGGTCAGTATTATAAGGAAAACCGCTCGCCTGTTGATTTAAAGCATATTTCGCCCAACCTTATAAACGCGCTTATTTCAACCGAAGACGTGCGTTTTTACAGTCACGGCGGTGTCGATTTTTATTCGTTTTTCACCAGTATGGTTTCAACGGCTAAAGGCGAGCGGCGGGGCGGCAGTACCATTACACAACAACTTGCCAAAAACCTTTTTGAAACACGCAAGCGCAAATCCCAGGGCTTTATCCGGAAAGTTCCTCTTATAAATACTGTTGTATACAAGTTTAAAGAGTGGCTTACTGCCTTTAAAATTGAACACGTATATAGCAAACAAAAAATTCTTGAATTATATTTTAATACGGTCCCTTTTGGTAATAATACCTTTGGTATAAAAACAGCCACATTAAAATATTTTAACAAACAACCCGATCAGGTTAGCCCCGGTGAGGCCGCTTTGCTTATAGGTATGCTGAAAGCCACATCCAGTTATAATCCTATCCGCAATCCCGAACGTGCTACCGAACGCAGAAATACGGTTTTAGGCCAGATGCTTAAAAATGGTTCCATTACTAAAGACCAATATACAAGCAGTTCACAATCGCCCATAAAACTCGATTTAAGCTATGTAGAAGAAGATTCGCATGGCGACTCATACCTGCGCCGCGCGGTTGAAAAATGGCTGGATAAATGGTGTAAGGATAATGGGTATGATTTATATGAGGATGGTCTGAAGATTTATACAACCATAGATTCACGGATGCAGCAATATGCCGAAGAGGCGGTTGCCGAAAAAATGAAAATGCTGCAAAAGCGTTTTTACAACCTATGGGGCAATAAAAACCCGTGGCGCGATTCGAAAGGTGTCGAAATCAAAGATTTCATTTTAAAAAACGAACAAAAACTGCCTATTTACAAATTGCTGGATAAAAAATTTGGTGGTGACACCGTAAAAATAAGCGAGTATTTTAAAACCAAAAAACGGATGACCGTTTTTACCTGGCATGGCGAACAGGATACCACATTTTCAACCATCGATTCTATTAAATATTACGCCAAGCTGTTAAATACCGGCATGATGACGCTTGAGCCATCAACAGGTAAGATAAAAGTTTGGATTGGCGGTATCGACCATCGTTTTTTCAACTACGATCACGTAAACCAATCAAGGAGGCAGGCAGGATCTACGTTTAAACCATTTGCCTACCTCACAGCACTTGACAATGGCTATACCCCCTGCGATAAATTCACAGACCAGCCTGTAACCATAAAATATAAAGACAACGGTAAAGATGAAGTATGGCAACCTAATAATGCCGATTTCCATTTTTCGTACCAGGAAATGTCGCTAAGGTGGGCTATGGGTAAATCGGTAAATTCCATTACAGCCCAGCTTACCGAAAAAGTGGGATGGGATAAAATTGTACAGTACGCTCACAAATGCGGTATCGAAAGCCCATTAAAATCGGTTCCTTCGGTATCATTAGGATCCAATGATGTTTCCGTTTATGAGATGGTGCGGGCTTATAGCACCTTTCTGAATAAAGGCCAGAAGATAGACCCCTTATTGGTAACAAAAATAACAGACCAGCAGGGTAATGTAATTGACGAATTTGAGTTGAAACAAGAAAAAGTATTGAGCGAGGAAACTGCCTGGCTGATGCTTTATATGTTCCGCGGCGGTATGGAAGAACCTGGAGGCACCTCGCAGGCCTTATGGGAATACCCTGGCCTTTGGAAAAAGGATAACCAGATTGGCGGCAAAACCGGCACGTCATCTGATTATGTCGACGGCTGGTACATGGGAATCACGAAGGATTTGGTTACAGGGGTTTGGGTTGGTGCCGACGACAGAAGTGTGCACTTTACATCATCCGAAACAGGTGAAGGATCACACACTGCCCTGCCCATTTTTGGCCGCTTTATGGAAAAGGTGTACGCCGATCCGAAATTGGGTTATACTTACGGGCCTTTCCCAAAACCATGGAGCAAGATCACCAAAAACTATAATTGTCCGTCGCCGCATATTGCCACTGATACTACGGAGGTAGATAGTACAAGCAACCCTATTGATACCACCAACGTTATACCAACACCAGCTGCCAGTACGCCGGAGAATCCCGAAACAACGCCCGCCAATCAAAAATAA
- a CDS encoding PD40 domain-containing protein: MNKTYSLLNNAKKFSFILVCLICSLLISNSARAQYFGQNKVRYKNLKFKVYKTPHFEIYYYIKNDSMIKRFAQESELWYTLHQQVFKDTFKTANPIILYANHPDFQQTTAIDGEIGVGTGGITEGLKNRVVMPVMETNQMTRHVIGHELVHAFQYHALLGGNQNENFENINNIPLWMIEGMAEYLSLGKKDAYTAMWMRDAYLNHDIPTVRDLTESNKYFPYRYGEAFWSFLGSTYGDTVIVPFFKNTARYGLAYGIRRTFGYDDKTLSRLWKNSIESTYKPFLKDTVQKPVGLKLVDKDNGGDLVVAPAVSPDGKYLAFLSAKSLFSIDLYLADARTGKILRKLTSKVSNTHIDEFNFIESAGAWSPDSKRFAFSVFSKGRNRMEVVDINNGRILDDVSMEQAEQFSNLSWSPDGKDIVFTGLVEGQSDLYSYNFDTKKITQLTNDKYTDYQPTYSRDGKKVLFSSDRSTYDQSLEQAITFNLAELDLATGKVTDIKIFNGANNLNPQYSADGTQIYFLSNRDGFRNMYRYTISTGQVEQMTDLFTGICGITEFSPALSVSANDDVVYSYYRAQKYALYNAKASAFKPIALQPQAVDFGAAMLPPPHAVGVDLINSNLNNFLAYRKIPTDSVKEIPYRPKFKLDYLAGSGVGIGVSSFYGTSLSSGIQGVFSDILGRNQIFAAASVNGQIYDSGAAVTYVNQTGRWNLGTGISHIPYLFGIQTETLPVQNVGGKNVKVLSQNTDIIRNFEDAARVFTSYPIDKTNRFEVSAGASYNSYRVDRYSDTYKIDTAVDANNKQTLTYTYLNSDKKKVANSDEAALLGYNLKSYSLFQLSTALVGDNSFFGVTAPLNGFRYRLEAGYNFGTYKFFSPTIDLRKYVRVEPVTFAARFYGYGRFGDSNGIYPLFIGYPFYIRGYEGQTFYNNNSKSSNGFNIDQLSGSRMAVFNFETRLPFTGPEKLAQIKSKFLFTDLNLFFDAGLAWNAGEHIYFQKNPPVLSRTAVVDENGVPQVDSNGNPVFNTTYGRVPALSAGISLRINVFGAFVLEPYLAIPFNRTDVKKPVFGLGFTPGW, encoded by the coding sequence ATGAATAAAACCTACTCATTGTTAAACAACGCTAAAAAGTTCAGCTTTATATTGGTATGCCTTATCTGCTCGCTGCTCATCAGCAACAGCGCCAGGGCGCAATATTTTGGCCAAAATAAAGTACGGTACAAAAACCTAAAGTTTAAAGTTTATAAAACACCACATTTCGAAATATACTATTATATCAAAAATGATAGTATGATCAAGCGCTTTGCCCAGGAAAGCGAATTGTGGTACACACTGCATCAACAGGTTTTTAAGGATACATTCAAAACAGCCAACCCAATCATTTTATACGCCAATCACCCCGATTTTCAGCAAACCACAGCCATCGACGGAGAAATTGGCGTAGGTACCGGCGGTATTACCGAGGGTTTAAAAAACCGTGTAGTAATGCCGGTGATGGAAACAAACCAAATGACGCGCCACGTTATAGGTCACGAATTGGTGCATGCTTTTCAGTACCATGCATTGTTAGGTGGAAATCAGAATGAGAATTTCGAGAACATCAATAACATTCCACTATGGATGATAGAAGGTATGGCCGAGTATCTTTCGTTGGGTAAAAAAGATGCCTACACCGCCATGTGGATGCGTGATGCTTATCTGAACCATGATATCCCTACGGTTCGCGATCTGACGGAAAGTAACAAGTATTTCCCTTACCGCTACGGAGAAGCCTTTTGGTCGTTTTTAGGATCGACTTACGGAGATACCGTGATCGTGCCATTTTTCAAAAACACAGCCCGCTACGGCCTTGCATATGGCATCAGGCGTACTTTTGGATACGATGATAAAACACTATCCCGCCTGTGGAAAAACTCAATAGAAAGCACCTACAAGCCCTTTTTAAAGGATACCGTACAAAAGCCTGTTGGTTTAAAACTGGTAGATAAAGACAATGGTGGCGACCTTGTGGTTGCCCCGGCGGTAAGCCCTGATGGTAAATACCTGGCGTTCTTATCTGCCAAAAGCCTGTTCAGTATCGATTTGTACCTGGCTGATGCCCGAACGGGTAAAATTTTGCGCAAGCTCACAAGCAAAGTATCAAATACCCACATAGATGAGTTTAACTTTATCGAATCGGCCGGCGCATGGTCGCCGGACAGCAAGCGTTTTGCGTTCAGTGTGTTTAGCAAAGGGCGTAATCGTATGGAAGTTGTTGACATCAACAATGGACGCATCCTTGATGATGTATCAATGGAGCAGGCAGAGCAGTTTAGTAACCTATCCTGGTCGCCAGATGGTAAGGATATTGTTTTTACCGGCCTTGTTGAAGGACAAAGCGATTTGTACTCCTATAACTTCGATACAAAAAAGATTACGCAGCTTACCAATGATAAGTATACCGATTACCAGCCAACCTATTCAAGGGATGGTAAAAAGGTTCTATTTTCAAGTGATCGCTCCACCTATGACCAATCGTTAGAGCAGGCCATCACCTTTAACCTGGCCGAACTTGACCTGGCAACAGGCAAAGTAACCGATATCAAAATATTTAACGGTGCCAACAATTTAAACCCGCAATACTCGGCCGATGGAACCCAGATCTACTTCCTGTCCAACAGGGATGGCTTCCGCAATATGTACCGTTATACCATTAGCACAGGCCAGGTTGAGCAAATGACCGATCTGTTTACCGGAATCTGCGGCATCACCGAGTTTTCGCCTGCATTAAGTGTCTCTGCTAACGATGATGTGGTATATTCCTACTACCGGGCACAAAAATATGCCTTGTACAATGCAAAAGCATCAGCCTTTAAACCAATTGCGTTACAACCACAGGCGGTAGATTTTGGCGCGGCTATGCTGCCTCCTCCCCATGCCGTGGGAGTTGATCTGATCAACTCAAATCTTAACAATTTCCTGGCCTACCGTAAAATCCCGACCGATTCTGTTAAAGAAATCCCATATCGCCCTAAGTTTAAGCTTGATTACCTGGCCGGCAGCGGCGTTGGCATTGGAGTAAGCAGCTTTTATGGCACAAGCCTTTCAAGTGGTATCCAGGGTGTTTTCAGCGATATACTGGGCCGGAATCAAATCTTCGCGGCGGCATCTGTAAACGGTCAGATTTATGACTCCGGCGCAGCTGTAACTTATGTAAACCAAACTGGCCGATGGAATTTGGGTACAGGTATATCGCATATCCCTTACCTGTTTGGTATACAAACCGAAACATTGCCGGTTCAAAATGTGGGCGGCAAAAACGTAAAAGTATTATCTCAAAACACAGATATCATCCGCAATTTTGAAGATGCCGCCAGGGTATTTACCTCCTATCCTATCGATAAAACAAACCGTTTTGAAGTAAGCGCAGGCGCATCCTATAACTCCTATCGCGTTGACAGATACAGCGATACCTATAAAATTGATACTGCAGTTGATGCTAATAACAAACAAACACTAACCTATACCTATCTTAATTCAGATAAGAAAAAGGTAGCCAATTCGGACGAGGCAGCCTTGCTTGGTTATAATTTAAAATCGTATTCTCTTTTCCAACTGTCAACCGCGCTTGTTGGCGACAACTCGTTTTTTGGAGTAACCGCTCCCTTGAATGGCTTTAGGTACAGGTTAGAAGCCGGTTATAACTTTGGCACATACAAATTCTTTTCGCCAACTATCGATCTTCGTAAATATGTGCGTGTTGAGCCGGTTACATTTGCAGCCCGCTTTTATGGCTACGGCCGCTTTGGCGATTCAAACGGTATTTACCCCCTATTTATAGGTTATCCCTTTTACATCAGGGGTTATGAAGGGCAAACTTTTTACAATAACAATAGCAAGTCATCAAACGGTTTTAATATCGACCAGCTATCGGGTAGCCGCATGGCCGTGTTCAATTTTGAAACCCGCCTGCCCTTTACCGGGCCCGAAAAGCTGGCACAAATCAAATCTAAATTTTTGTTTACCGATCTGAACTTGTTTTTTGACGCAGGCCTGGCCTGGAATGCCGGCGAGCATATTTATTTTCAGAAAAACCCGCCGGTTTTAAGCCGCACGGCTGTTGTGGATGAAAATGGTGTACCGCAAGTTGATAGCAACGGCAACCCTGTGTTTAATACAACTTACGGTCGTGTACCTGCTTTAAGCGCGGGCATATCGTTAAGGATAAACGTTTTTGGCGCCTTTGTGCTGGAACCTTACCTGGCTATTCCTTTTAACCGCACCGATGTTAAAAAACCAGTGTTTGGGCTGGGCTTTACACCGGGCTGGTAA
- a CDS encoding fasciclin domain-containing protein, which produces MKKLILLAALLLLGSTLFAQTNAVNPKAIGPLKVAAGDGMLPANDIVKNLALSQDLSVFYNFLKTANLALTFQSRGPITVFVPVNGAFQNLPGGKLDSLMKPSHFWELTRILSYHAIPGWLKAKDIEKQINKNKGTATFTTLTGNKLTAKIDANRNIVLIDENGGESIINRFDIEQNNGMLHVVNKVLLPKAKII; this is translated from the coding sequence ATGAAAAAATTGATATTGCTTGCTGCTTTGCTTTTATTAGGCTCCACATTATTTGCACAAACAAACGCTGTAAACCCCAAAGCTATTGGCCCGCTAAAGGTTGCTGCGGGCGATGGCATGTTACCGGCAAATGATATTGTCAAAAACCTGGCATTATCACAGGATTTATCTGTGTTTTACAACTTTCTCAAAACTGCCAACCTGGCGCTTACATTTCAAAGCCGTGGCCCTATTACAGTATTTGTTCCTGTTAATGGCGCTTTTCAGAATTTACCCGGCGGAAAACTTGATTCGTTAATGAAACCATCGCACTTTTGGGAACTCACCCGCATTTTGAGCTACCATGCTATACCTGGCTGGCTAAAGGCAAAAGATATCGAAAAGCAGATTAATAAAAATAAAGGTACGGCTACATTTACTACGCTGACTGGCAATAAGCTAACCGCTAAAATTGATGCTAACCGAAATATAGTATTGATTGATGAAAATGGTGGGGAAAGCATCATTAATCGTTTTGATATCGAGCAAAATAACGGCATGTTGCACGTGGTAAACAAAGTACTGCTGCCTAAGGCAAAAATTATTTAA
- the msrB gene encoding peptide-methionine (R)-S-oxide reductase MsrB, with protein sequence MRKSIFVIAILSVITAFGCQSSNGQAKHKLSKPAAEWKKILTPNQYYIMVESGTEPPYKNDYWNNHEKGVYVSAATGEVLFSSEDKFDSGTGWPSFVKAVDPKKVAIVTDNSYGMSRDEVIEKSTGLHLGHVFDDGPADRGGKRYCMNSGALKFIKK encoded by the coding sequence ATGAGAAAATCAATTTTTGTTATAGCTATATTAAGCGTTATAACAGCTTTTGGCTGCCAGAGCAGTAATGGCCAGGCTAAACACAAATTAAGCAAGCCTGCGGCAGAATGGAAGAAAATACTTACACCCAACCAATACTATATTATGGTTGAAAGCGGCACCGAACCGCCTTATAAAAATGATTACTGGAATAACCACGAGAAGGGTGTTTACGTAAGCGCCGCTACGGGCGAAGTACTATTCAGCTCCGAGGACAAGTTTGATAGCGGCACAGGATGGCCAAGCTTTGTAAAAGCTGTTGACCCCAAAAAAGTTGCCATTGTTACCGACAATAGCTACGGTATGAGCCGTGATGAGGTAATAGAAAAAAGTACCGGACTTCATCTTGGTCACGTTTTTGATGATGGCCCTGCCGATCGCGGTGGCAAAAGGTATTGCATGAATTCGGGCGCTTTAAAATTTATTAAAAAGTAA
- a CDS encoding GIY-YIG nuclease family protein has protein sequence MKRFVYIITDRNRKNLHVGLCSDLVKTLQFYSDMPTLFFDSAQQLNRLVYFEEINTEEQAMERFKVVSTYTRPQKEKMIRPVNPDWVDLTIGLKYESGIRTRPQLRPSVNANRRAITF, from the coding sequence ATGAAACGTTTTGTATATATCATCACCGACAGAAACAGGAAAAATCTTCATGTAGGCTTATGCTCAGACCTGGTAAAAACGCTGCAGTTTTACAGCGATATGCCAACTTTGTTTTTTGATAGCGCGCAGCAGCTTAACCGTTTAGTGTATTTTGAAGAAATTAATACCGAAGAGCAGGCTATGGAACGCTTTAAAGTTGTTAGCACATATACAAGGCCTCAAAAAGAAAAAATGATCAGACCTGTTAACCCTGATTGGGTAGATCTGACCATTGGATTAAAATATGAAAGCGGCATACGTACAAGGCCACAGTTGCGTCCGTCTGTAAACGCTAACAGGCGCGCTATTACTTTTTAA
- a CDS encoding XRE family transcriptional regulator, which yields MSIISQNIKFLRKKKGITQQQFADEVGIKRSLVGAYEEERAEPKYELLKQLAIYFDISIDDFINETINEKWTPKPKGNPANLRVLSISVDKEDNENIEMVPLKASAGYLNGYADPEYVAKLPKFYLPMFKQGTYRAFEIKGDSMLPIVSGDIIIAEYLENWADVKPGETYVVISKDDGVVYKRIGNKFKDNKKLKLISDNPVYEPYEINGEDVLEIWKAKGYISTQLPQPTPEPTMESLTNMMAQMQRSISNLQQSNN from the coding sequence ATGTCAATAATTTCACAAAATATTAAGTTCCTTCGCAAAAAGAAGGGAATTACCCAACAGCAGTTTGCTGATGAAGTGGGTATAAAGCGCTCATTGGTAGGCGCTTATGAAGAAGAGCGCGCCGAGCCAAAATATGAATTACTAAAACAATTAGCAATCTACTTTGACATTAGTATTGATGACTTTATTAATGAAACCATTAATGAAAAGTGGACGCCAAAGCCAAAAGGTAACCCCGCAAACCTGCGCGTGCTGAGTATTTCTGTTGATAAAGAGGATAACGAAAACATTGAAATGGTGCCGCTTAAGGCCAGCGCCGGCTACTTAAATGGCTATGCCGACCCTGAATATGTAGCCAAGCTCCCTAAGTTTTACTTACCCATGTTTAAGCAGGGAACCTACCGTGCTTTTGAAATAAAAGGTGACTCGATGTTGCCGATAGTGTCGGGTGATATTATTATTGCCGAGTACCTTGAAAACTGGGCAGACGTAAAACCCGGCGAAACTTACGTGGTAATATCAAAAGATGATGGCGTTGTATATAAAAGGATAGGTAACAAATTCAAAGACAATAAAAAGCTAAAGTTAATATCTGATAACCCGGTATATGAGCCGTATGAAATAAACGGCGAAGACGTGCTGGAAATTTGGAAGGCAAAAGGCTATATATCAACCCAATTGCCACAGCCAACACCCGAACCCACTATGGAAAGTCTTACCAATATGATGGCCCAGATGCAGCGATCGATATCCAACTTACAGCAAAGCAACAATTAA
- a CDS encoding Spy/CpxP family protein refolding chaperone, whose amino-acid sequence MKKFLLMCCFLMGIAAVSHAQGGGMRKSPEDRAKDLQTQLKLTDDQTAKVTAIYKEQATKMDSVRTAANGDRDAMRSAMMPMRKATNDKVKAILTPEQATAFDKLQKDMMDRMRQGGGGGGGSQN is encoded by the coding sequence ATGAAAAAATTTCTGTTGATGTGCTGTTTCCTGATGGGGATTGCGGCAGTAAGCCATGCACAAGGTGGCGGTATGAGAAAGAGCCCCGAAGACAGGGCTAAAGATTTGCAGACACAGTTAAAATTAACTGACGATCAAACCGCTAAGGTTACAGCCATTTATAAAGAGCAGGCTACAAAAATGGACAGCGTAAGAACTGCTGCCAATGGCGACAGGGACGCAATGCGCAGCGCCATGATGCCGATGAGAAAAGCAACTAACGATAAAGTGAAAGCTATTTTAACTCCGGAACAAGCTACTGCTTTTGACAAGTTGCAAAAGGACATGATGGATAGGATGAGACAAGGTGGCGGCGGAGGAGGCGGTTCCCAAAACTAA
- a CDS encoding aminotransferase class I/II-fold pyridoxal phosphate-dependent enzyme: MTSASEHLKIKIDERKEAGIYRSLKPGNSLVDFCSNDYLGFARSAVLKEDVKAEFNSHPLSLNGSTGSRLLSGNSQYAEDLEQEIAAFHEFEAGLLFNSGYDANLGLLSSLAQRGDTIILDELIHASAIDGARLSNANRYSFKHNSMESLEAKLKASKGNCYVVVESIYSMDGDSALIKDIVDITERYGAHLIVDEAHAVGLFKKGLTNQLGLQNRVFATVVTFGKALGSHGAIVLGSKVLKQYLINFARPFIYSTAPSFHHLASIKMAYRLLNNAEEEIINLKNNIAYFKKHVDFNSDYPLLQSDSAIQCIILKNNDTARLIANTLQSAGLDVRPILSPTVAAGTERIRICLHSFNTLNELALLCNTVNNFINAR; the protein is encoded by the coding sequence TTGACATCAGCCAGCGAACACCTGAAAATAAAAATTGACGAGCGAAAGGAAGCCGGCATATACCGCAGCCTGAAACCAGGAAACAGCCTTGTCGACTTCTGCTCAAACGATTACCTGGGTTTCGCACGGTCGGCTGTATTAAAAGAAGATGTTAAAGCCGAATTCAATAGTCATCCATTGAGCCTAAACGGTTCAACAGGCTCAAGGCTACTTTCGGGAAACTCGCAATATGCCGAAGACCTGGAACAGGAAATTGCGGCATTTCATGAATTTGAAGCCGGCTTGCTATTTAACTCAGGTTATGACGCCAATCTCGGTCTGCTCTCGTCCCTTGCGCAACGTGGCGATACCATTATTCTTGATGAATTAATACATGCCTCGGCTATCGACGGTGCAAGGCTAAGTAACGCCAACCGGTATAGCTTCAAACATAACAGTATGGAAAGCCTGGAGGCCAAATTAAAGGCATCTAAAGGCAATTGCTATGTGGTTGTTGAAAGTATCTACTCTATGGACGGCGATTCGGCCCTAATAAAGGATATCGTTGATATAACAGAAAGGTACGGTGCGCATTTAATTGTTGATGAAGCACATGCAGTTGGCTTATTCAAAAAAGGCTTAACCAATCAACTTGGCCTCCAAAACCGCGTGTTTGCCACGGTTGTCACTTTTGGTAAGGCACTTGGCAGTCACGGGGCTATTGTGCTGGGCAGCAAGGTGCTAAAGCAATACCTGATAAACTTTGCCCGGCCATTTATTTATAGCACGGCCCCCTCCTTTCATCATTTAGCTTCGATAAAAATGGCTTATCGGCTTTTAAATAATGCCGAAGAGGAAATTATCAACTTGAAAAACAACATCGCATATTTTAAAAAGCATGTTGACTTCAATAGTGATTACCCTTTATTGCAAAGTGATAGCGCTATCCAATGTATTATTTTAAAAAACAATGACACGGCCCGCCTGATAGCAAATACCTTACAGTCAGCCGGTTTAGATGTACGACCCATTTTAAGCCCAACGGTAGCCGCCGGTACGGAACGTATAAGAATATGCCTGCATAGTTTTAATACCTTAAATGAATTAGCTTTGCTTTGCAATACAGTAAATAATTTTATTAATGCCCGCTAA
- the bioD gene encoding dethiobiotin synthase has protein sequence MPAKQPIFITGIGTGIGKTITSAIVTEKLKADYWKPIQSGDLDNSDTMKVQSLVSNPITKFHTEAYRLTQPFSPHKSAAIDKISIDMENIVLPKTDNQLVIEGAGGLMVPLNDNFLMIDLIKQLNPKVILVSQHYLGSINHTLLSIHALKKYNIDVIGIIFNGAKDIYSKSYILNYSNLPELGTIPTFENLTRKAITDAGALISL, from the coding sequence ATGCCCGCTAAACAACCCATTTTTATTACCGGCATTGGCACCGGTATTGGCAAAACTATAACATCGGCAATTGTGACCGAAAAATTAAAAGCCGATTATTGGAAACCTATCCAATCAGGCGATTTGGATAATAGCGATACCATGAAAGTACAAAGCCTGGTTTCCAATCCTATAACAAAATTTCATACCGAAGCATATCGCTTAACACAGCCATTTTCACCTCATAAATCAGCCGCAATTGATAAGATTAGCATCGATATGGAAAATATCGTGTTACCTAAAACAGATAACCAGCTGGTGATTGAAGGCGCAGGCGGTTTAATGGTGCCTCTGAACGATAATTTTTTAATGATCGACCTGATTAAACAACTTAACCCAAAAGTGATCCTGGTATCACAGCATTACCTGGGGAGCATTAATCATACCCTGTTATCCATACACGCGCTTAAAAAATACAACATAGACGTTATTGGTATAATTTTTAACGGCGCCAAGGATATTTATTCAAAAAGCTATATTCTCAATTATTCAAATCTTCCTGAATTGGGCACCATACCCACTTTTGAAAATCTAACCAGGAAGGCAATTACAGATGCCGGAGCTCTTATTAGCCTATAA